The following coding sequences lie in one Rothia sp. SD9660Na genomic window:
- a CDS encoding DUF559 domain-containing protein produces MSQHLYNSVLLTGDLRLQGLTSRKISDAVRSKELVRLRQGAYIKTQTLAQATPTERALVHHIAVSKTRSHAVLTRTSAALAWGAPLLELPSHIYLASSWRDRGKQQGIRRCVTPAEAINRAQEHQGLTVLSPIDTVLSCIGHQRALTTVTVAHYFLHQNLCNQYLLHDALLAVSDRGAKQARTLARSLTTELESPLESQAYFLMVLENLELPALQRWVVTSSGRRYRPDFMWRHLRLILEVDGRIKYTGAYRSFDEQRQQDLFRQRELENEGWKVLRITYEDLTHRPQHVVGLLLRHGVRRLAAA; encoded by the coding sequence ATGAGCCAGCACCTATATAACTCAGTACTTCTTACCGGTGACCTACGCCTGCAAGGTCTGACCAGCCGCAAAATTAGTGACGCAGTGCGGTCCAAAGAGCTCGTCCGTCTCAGACAGGGCGCCTACATCAAAACCCAGACTCTCGCGCAGGCAACCCCTACCGAGCGTGCCCTGGTACACCATATAGCGGTGAGCAAAACCCGCTCACACGCCGTCCTTACACGCACGTCCGCTGCTCTTGCCTGGGGAGCACCCCTCCTTGAACTCCCCTCTCATATCTACCTCGCGAGCTCCTGGCGCGATCGCGGCAAACAGCAGGGCATTCGCCGGTGTGTCACTCCTGCTGAAGCAATAAACAGGGCACAGGAGCACCAAGGCCTTACTGTTCTTTCACCTATAGATACCGTCCTGAGCTGTATCGGTCACCAGCGGGCGCTCACCACGGTGACGGTTGCGCACTATTTTCTCCACCAGAACCTGTGCAACCAGTACCTGCTGCACGATGCGCTACTGGCCGTCTCAGACCGCGGCGCGAAGCAAGCTCGTACCCTGGCGCGGAGCCTGACGACCGAGCTTGAATCACCACTAGAATCTCAGGCGTATTTTCTGATGGTGCTTGAAAATCTTGAGCTACCCGCCTTGCAGCGGTGGGTGGTTACGAGCAGTGGCCGCCGCTATCGTCCTGATTTTATGTGGCGGCACCTCAGGCTTATTCTCGAGGTGGACGGCCGTATCAAGTACACCGGGGCTTATCGATCTTTTGACGAACAGCGGCAACAAGATCTCTTCCGGCAGCGCGAGTTAGAGAACGAGGGCTGGAAGGTCTTGCGAATCACCTATGAAGACCTCACTCACCGCCCGCAGCACGTGGTGGGTCTGTTGCTACGGCACGGGGTGCGGCGACTAGCTGCCGCTTAA
- the pcrA gene encoding DNA helicase PcrA, with amino-acid sequence MPDVEDARPAPSVNPETLVAGLNEHQAEAVKHAGSPLLIVAGAGSGKTRVLTHRIAYLLATGRAHQGQILAITFTNKAAAEMRERITALVGPRAQSMWISTFHSFCVRVLRREAKALGLKSTFSIYDSADSQRLLTLIIKQMNLDTKKFTAKVVGNRISNLKNELVSAQQFAAETSPTDPWEGVISKVYTAYTERLRAANSLDFDDLIFETVNLLKNHPQVAEYYRRRFRHILVDEYQDTNHAQYQLVRQLVGGAVSLRSETGSADNGPYPDAYPPAELTVVGDSDQSIYAFRGADIRNITDFEEDYPAARTILLEQNYRSTQNILSAANAVIERNKGRRPKKLWTASGDGAKITGYVAESEHAEARYIAQEIDRLRDEHGTAPGDVAIFYRTNAQSRTLEEMLMRVGLPYRVVGGTRFYERKEIKDALAYLRVLVNPDDDINVRRVLNEPKRGIGAKSESVVADHARATGISFMAALRLGSEVPGLGAAAVKKMAAFAQMIDDLAQLAATETAATCLEAVLEQTGYLAALRESKDIQDESRVENLSELVDAVREFEIDNAGATLEDFLEHVALVADADQIPNKPKAEQEGGPSAAQIAAEVAEARSQGVITLMTLHTAKGLEFPVVFLTGMEHGLFPHQRALTDDLEMSEERRLAYVGLTRAMERLYLTRAENRSMWGQSQFNPPSPFLEEIPEELIDWKRTGSPFGGYSGSGYGGAYAGGRGGWAGNRGGSSVSGYGSSYESSTYSSRFDEPAKRRRPAEPTTSEVNGSATYGLKAAARQVSRVQQNKEIPALAVGDRVEHTSFGEGRVTALEGSGDKTVAKVRFAKEEKRLLLRYAPLTKKTD; translated from the coding sequence ATGCCTGATGTTGAGGACGCCCGCCCCGCTCCCAGCGTCAATCCCGAGACGCTGGTGGCAGGGCTGAATGAGCATCAGGCTGAGGCAGTAAAGCATGCTGGTAGCCCCTTGCTGATTGTGGCTGGTGCCGGGTCGGGTAAGACCCGCGTGCTGACTCACCGTATCGCCTACCTGCTGGCAACGGGGCGCGCCCACCAGGGGCAGATTCTGGCGATTACCTTCACCAATAAAGCTGCAGCCGAGATGAGGGAGCGTATCACCGCCCTGGTGGGGCCGCGGGCCCAGAGCATGTGGATTTCAACCTTCCACTCCTTTTGCGTGCGGGTGTTGCGCCGTGAGGCTAAAGCCCTGGGCCTCAAATCAACCTTCTCCATCTACGATTCGGCTGACTCCCAGCGCCTGCTGACCCTGATTATCAAGCAGATGAATCTCGATACGAAGAAGTTCACTGCCAAGGTCGTGGGTAACCGTATCTCTAATCTCAAGAATGAGCTGGTCAGCGCCCAACAGTTCGCAGCTGAAACCAGCCCCACCGACCCCTGGGAAGGCGTGATTTCGAAGGTCTACACGGCTTACACCGAGCGCCTGCGGGCAGCGAACTCCCTGGACTTCGACGACCTCATCTTTGAAACCGTCAACCTTCTGAAGAACCACCCCCAGGTAGCTGAGTACTACCGCCGTCGCTTCCGCCATATCCTGGTTGACGAATACCAGGACACCAACCACGCTCAGTATCAGCTGGTGCGGCAGCTGGTGGGGGGTGCGGTGTCCTTGCGCTCCGAGACCGGCTCCGCCGATAACGGCCCCTACCCCGACGCCTACCCGCCTGCTGAGCTGACCGTGGTGGGTGACTCTGACCAGTCGATCTATGCCTTCCGCGGGGCTGATATTCGCAATATCACCGACTTTGAGGAAGACTATCCGGCTGCCCGCACCATTCTGCTGGAACAGAACTACCGTTCCACCCAGAACATCCTCTCGGCAGCCAACGCTGTGATTGAGCGTAACAAGGGCCGCCGCCCCAAGAAGCTCTGGACGGCCAGTGGCGACGGTGCCAAAATCACCGGCTACGTGGCAGAGTCCGAGCACGCTGAGGCCCGCTACATCGCCCAGGAAATTGACCGCCTGCGCGACGAGCACGGCACCGCCCCAGGCGACGTGGCGATTTTCTACCGCACCAACGCCCAGTCCCGAACCCTCGAAGAAATGCTCATGCGCGTGGGCCTGCCCTACCGCGTGGTCGGCGGTACCCGCTTCTACGAGCGCAAGGAAATCAAGGATGCCCTGGCCTACCTGCGTGTGCTGGTGAACCCCGATGACGACATCAACGTGCGCCGCGTGCTCAACGAACCCAAGCGCGGTATCGGCGCTAAGTCTGAGAGCGTGGTCGCCGACCACGCCCGCGCCACCGGTATCTCCTTTATGGCTGCCCTGCGCCTGGGCAGCGAGGTGCCCGGTCTGGGCGCTGCCGCCGTGAAGAAGATGGCTGCCTTTGCCCAGATGATTGACGACCTGGCTCAACTCGCTGCCACCGAGACGGCAGCCACCTGCCTCGAAGCGGTGCTTGAGCAGACCGGCTACCTGGCGGCCCTGCGCGAATCCAAGGATATTCAGGACGAATCCCGCGTCGAGAACCTCTCCGAACTGGTGGACGCCGTACGCGAGTTCGAAATCGACAACGCAGGTGCCACCCTGGAGGACTTCCTCGAACACGTCGCCCTGGTCGCAGACGCCGACCAGATCCCCAACAAACCCAAGGCCGAGCAGGAGGGTGGGCCGTCCGCCGCCCAGATCGCAGCCGAGGTTGCCGAAGCCCGCTCCCAGGGCGTCATTACCCTGATGACCCTGCACACTGCCAAGGGCTTGGAATTCCCCGTGGTCTTTCTAACCGGCATGGAACACGGCCTCTTTCCCCACCAGCGAGCCCTCACCGATGACTTAGAAATGAGTGAGGAACGCCGCCTGGCCTACGTGGGTCTGACCCGCGCCATGGAACGGCTCTACCTCACCCGCGCTGAGAACCGCTCCATGTGGGGCCAGAGCCAGTTCAACCCGCCCTCCCCCTTCCTCGAAGAGATTCCCGAGGAACTCATTGACTGGAAGCGTACCGGCTCACCCTTCGGCGGCTACTCCGGCAGCGGTTACGGGGGCGCTTACGCGGGCGGACGCGGCGGCTGGGCTGGCAACCGCGGCGGAAGCTCTGTGAGCGGGTACGGTTCTTCGTACGAGTCCTCCACCTACTCCAGCCGCTTTGACGAACCAGCCAAGCGGCGGCGTCCTGCCGAACCAACTACCAGCGAAGTCAACGGCTCAGCTACCTACGGGCTCAAAGCAGCAGCTCGCCAGGTTTCCCGCGTGCAGCAGAACAAGGAAATCCCGGCGCTCGCGGTTGGCGACCGGGTTGAGCACACCAGTTTTGGTGAGGGCCGGGTGACTGCTCTTGAGGGTAGCGGTGATAAAACCGTAGCCAAGGTGCGCTTCGCGAAAGAAGAGAAACGGCTCTTGCTGCGCTACGCCCCGCTCACAAAGAAGACCGACTAA
- a CDS encoding sarcosine oxidase subunit gamma family protein, with amino-acid sequence MDHHDSNLPSIAEEFVEAMDEVTDTRVQLQEISDLFLFRIEIDSTTPAARRIEKVLGASLPTTRGQVTGDATALHLLYGTRQVVACLYVEEGVYLVVTRVDAVKLGRALTAALGRDEGLVLDVSVNRTVLNLSGVAAADVIDEVVHFDFPPDFFDPGKALSCTVAEARIMLWRIDELEYLMVPRASDTAPFLVNILDACEKVK; translated from the coding sequence ATGGATCATCACGACTCTAACCTTCCCTCTATCGCCGAAGAATTTGTGGAGGCAATGGATGAGGTGACCGATACCCGCGTGCAGCTTCAGGAGATTTCTGACCTCTTTCTCTTTCGCATCGAAATTGACTCTACAACTCCCGCTGCCCGCCGCATCGAAAAGGTGCTGGGTGCATCTCTGCCGACCACCCGCGGGCAGGTAACAGGCGATGCAACCGCCCTGCACCTGCTTTACGGCACCCGCCAGGTCGTGGCCTGCCTCTACGTTGAAGAGGGCGTCTACCTGGTAGTGACCAGGGTGGACGCCGTAAAGCTGGGGCGCGCGCTCACCGCAGCCCTGGGGCGCGACGAGGGGCTGGTACTTGATGTGTCGGTCAACCGGACCGTGCTGAATCTGAGCGGAGTAGCGGCGGCGGACGTCATCGATGAGGTCGTCCACTTTGACTTCCCGCCGGACTTCTTCGACCCGGGCAAGGCCCTGTCCTGTACCGTAGCTGAGGCCCGCATTATGCTCTGGCGTATCGATGAGCTGGAGTATCTGATGGTGCCTCGTGCCTCCGATACAGCCCCCTTCTTGGTTAATATTTTGGACGCCTGCGAGAAGGTCAAATAG
- the sucC gene encoding ADP-forming succinate--CoA ligase subunit beta, with protein sequence MDLFEYQARDLFEKHGVPVLQGIVATTPEEAKAAAEKIGGVTVVKAQVKVGGRGKAGGVKVAKTADEAYEYAQQILGMDIKGHTVHRVMIAQGADIAEEYYFSMLLDRANRSYLAMCSVEGGMDIETLAAERPEALAKVEVNPMDGITAEKAAEIVEAAGFAEDVREDVAAVLVKLGEVYKKEDATLVEVNPLVKTGDGKILALDGKVSLDDNAEFRQSEHEALVDKSAENPLEAKAKENDLNYVKLDGEVGIIGNGAGLVMSTLDVVAYAGENHGNVKPANFLDIGGGASAEVMAAGLDIILNDEQVKSVFVNVFGGITSCDAVANGIVKALEILGDKATKPLVVRLDGNNVEEGRRILTEANHPLVYQAETMDSGADKAAELAHTA encoded by the coding sequence GTGGACCTGTTTGAATACCAGGCACGCGATCTCTTTGAGAAGCACGGCGTTCCCGTGCTCCAGGGTATCGTAGCTACCACCCCTGAAGAAGCAAAGGCAGCAGCTGAGAAGATCGGTGGCGTCACCGTTGTTAAGGCCCAGGTTAAGGTGGGCGGACGCGGTAAGGCTGGCGGCGTGAAGGTCGCTAAGACCGCTGATGAGGCTTACGAGTATGCCCAGCAGATCCTGGGTATGGACATCAAGGGCCATACCGTCCACCGTGTGATGATTGCCCAGGGCGCAGACATCGCTGAAGAGTACTACTTCTCCATGCTGCTTGACCGCGCTAACCGCTCCTACCTGGCCATGTGCTCCGTTGAGGGTGGCATGGACATTGAGACCCTGGCTGCTGAGCGTCCCGAGGCTCTGGCCAAGGTTGAGGTCAACCCCATGGACGGTATCACCGCCGAGAAGGCTGCCGAGATTGTTGAGGCCGCTGGCTTTGCTGAGGACGTGCGCGAGGACGTCGCTGCAGTGCTGGTCAAGCTGGGCGAGGTCTACAAGAAGGAAGACGCCACCCTGGTTGAGGTCAACCCGCTGGTCAAGACCGGCGACGGTAAGATTCTGGCCCTGGACGGCAAGGTCTCCCTGGACGATAACGCTGAGTTCCGTCAGTCCGAGCACGAGGCCCTGGTTGATAAGTCAGCCGAGAACCCCCTGGAAGCTAAGGCTAAGGAAAACGACCTCAACTACGTCAAGCTGGACGGTGAGGTTGGCATCATCGGTAACGGCGCGGGTCTGGTCATGTCTACCCTGGACGTGGTTGCCTACGCCGGTGAAAACCACGGCAATGTCAAGCCCGCTAACTTCCTCGACATCGGCGGTGGTGCTTCTGCTGAGGTGATGGCAGCTGGCCTGGATATCATTCTCAACGACGAGCAGGTCAAGTCTGTTTTCGTTAACGTCTTCGGTGGTATCACCTCCTGCGACGCTGTAGCTAACGGTATCGTCAAGGCCCTGGAAATCCTCGGTGATAAGGCAACTAAGCCCCTGGTTGTCCGCCTGGATGGTAACAACGTCGAAGAGGGCCGTCGCATTCTCACCGAAGCCAACCATCCCCTGGTCTACCAGGCAGAGACCATGGACTCCGGTGCCGATAAGGCTGCCGAGCTGGCCCACACCGCCTAA
- the sucD gene encoding succinate--CoA ligase subunit alpha, with product MSIFLNKDSKVIVQGITGGEGTKHTARMLAAGTQIVGGVNARKAGTTVFHKDASGNDVELNVYGSVAEAVKETGADVSIVFVPPAFTKDAVIEAIDAEVPLVVVITEGVPVGDTAEFWAYAKSKVGADGRQITRIIGPNCPGIITPGESLVGITPANITGKGKIGLVSKSGTLTYQMMFELRDIGFTTAIGIGGDPIIGTTHIDALEAFEADPETEAIVMIGEIGGDAEERAAEFIKANVTKPVVGYVAGFTAPEGKTMGHAGAIVSGSSGTAQAKKEALEAAGVKVGKTPSEAAQLMREIFASR from the coding sequence ATGTCTATCTTTTTGAACAAGGACTCCAAGGTCATCGTTCAGGGCATCACCGGCGGTGAAGGCACCAAGCACACCGCCCGTATGCTCGCAGCCGGCACCCAGATTGTCGGCGGCGTCAACGCCCGCAAGGCCGGCACCACTGTCTTCCACAAGGACGCCTCCGGTAACGACGTTGAGCTGAACGTCTACGGCTCCGTCGCTGAAGCCGTCAAGGAGACCGGCGCAGACGTCTCTATCGTCTTCGTTCCCCCGGCCTTCACCAAGGACGCCGTGATTGAAGCTATCGACGCTGAGGTGCCCCTGGTCGTCGTTATTACTGAGGGTGTGCCCGTAGGTGACACCGCTGAGTTCTGGGCCTACGCCAAGAGCAAGGTTGGCGCTGACGGCAGGCAGATTACCCGCATCATCGGCCCTAACTGCCCCGGCATCATCACTCCCGGTGAGTCCCTGGTCGGTATTACCCCCGCCAATATCACCGGTAAGGGCAAGATTGGCTTGGTCTCTAAGTCGGGTACCCTGACCTACCAGATGATGTTCGAGCTGCGCGACATTGGCTTCACCACCGCTATTGGTATCGGCGGTGACCCCATCATCGGCACCACCCACATCGATGCTCTCGAGGCTTTCGAGGCTGACCCCGAGACCGAGGCAATCGTTATGATCGGTGAGATCGGTGGTGACGCTGAGGAGCGTGCTGCTGAGTTCATCAAGGCTAACGTCACCAAGCCCGTTGTTGGCTACGTTGCAGGCTTCACCGCCCCCGAGGGTAAGACCATGGGCCACGCGGGTGCGATTGTCTCCGGTTCATCTGGCACTGCCCAGGCCAAGAAGGAGGCTTTGGAAGCCGCTGGCGTGAAGGTGGGTAAGACCCCCTCAGAGGCTGCCCAGCTCATGCGCGAGATTTTTGCCTCCCGCTAA
- a CDS encoding choice-of-anchor M domain-containing protein has translation MHTLHRGLVALLALMLAAFYLPLAQAADSRIEISKGHTDGFYVLTDSKTPVVKVANGIRNTLYDPNEVVFLIDDSTYGTGYTFRGLEHSGPEGYYTASFDADRYFEPGWSAPGFRDNGFASMRIDFIAATGPGPIALFGNDPLGGEDEFAIAPFLEGGRYYIEPGASLPILGHTHAHWYFEHAGTYTITGQAVGVTHDGTELRSETFTEMFKVEKSEQDARPSLPSLPIGAPVDSTPAPTSPAPTAPEPTAPAPSTSASQPEKLSTEPVTISAGHIDLFNVASRGGLLELAAKDGTGKGYVYRSPESVTILIDDSAFTELPASLAQQLAERGYFISENGTSQQTLPFMGWDTSAVAPDYSSIDLEFISVTGPGRILLFQSSPFTGLTSPFSDGRFEMSSGSVITQNFPSHVHTNWLFTEPGVYTVKVRAAGTPQAGDQRLASQVGTYTFVVGAEPSHTLPSVSATPVPSTMPHSVAAPASPVAAASPTAQSTGAAAVAASTLGTVNQAVSATASPSAAATSSSSSTSPATASSQEGGVLAHTGAVGVLLALFTGLLLAATGVILVGRRNAGS, from the coding sequence ATGCATACTCTCCATAGGGGGCTGGTGGCCCTGCTGGCCTTGATGCTAGCAGCCTTTTACTTACCTCTAGCCCAAGCCGCTGACTCCCGCATTGAGATTAGTAAAGGCCACACCGATGGATTCTATGTGCTCACCGACTCCAAGACCCCAGTAGTCAAAGTCGCTAATGGAATCCGTAACACTCTCTACGATCCCAATGAGGTGGTTTTTCTCATCGATGATTCCACCTACGGAACCGGCTATACTTTTAGGGGCCTCGAGCACAGCGGGCCAGAAGGTTACTATACCGCCAGCTTTGACGCAGATAGGTACTTTGAGCCCGGCTGGAGTGCCCCTGGCTTCCGCGATAACGGCTTTGCTTCCATGCGAATTGACTTCATAGCGGCAACGGGTCCTGGGCCGATTGCTTTGTTCGGTAACGACCCGCTTGGCGGAGAAGATGAGTTTGCCATTGCTCCTTTCTTAGAAGGTGGGCGTTACTACATAGAACCTGGTGCTAGCCTACCTATCCTGGGGCATACCCATGCCCACTGGTACTTTGAACACGCCGGGACCTACACCATCACTGGCCAGGCCGTAGGTGTAACCCACGACGGTACTGAGCTCCGCTCCGAGACCTTCACTGAGATGTTCAAGGTTGAAAAGAGCGAGCAGGATGCCCGCCCGTCTCTCCCTTCCCTGCCAATCGGCGCCCCTGTTGACTCGACCCCGGCTCCCACTTCTCCTGCACCGACTGCTCCTGAACCGACTGCTCCTGCACCGAGCACCTCCGCCTCCCAGCCTGAAAAGCTTAGTACCGAGCCTGTGACCATTAGCGCGGGGCACATTGACCTCTTCAACGTTGCTTCCCGTGGCGGGCTGTTGGAGCTAGCCGCTAAAGATGGCACTGGCAAGGGCTATGTCTACCGCTCCCCCGAGAGCGTTACTATCCTGATTGACGATTCGGCTTTTACCGAGCTGCCAGCCTCCCTCGCCCAGCAGTTGGCCGAGCGTGGCTACTTCATCAGCGAAAACGGTACTTCACAGCAGACCCTGCCTTTTATGGGCTGGGATACCTCAGCTGTTGCCCCCGACTATTCCTCAATTGACCTGGAGTTTATTTCGGTAACCGGGCCGGGCCGTATTCTGCTCTTCCAGTCCTCACCCTTTACTGGCCTGACCTCCCCCTTCAGCGATGGGCGGTTCGAGATGTCCTCGGGGTCAGTCATCACCCAGAACTTTCCCAGCCATGTTCACACCAATTGGCTCTTTACCGAACCGGGTGTGTACACGGTAAAGGTACGGGCTGCTGGTACGCCCCAGGCCGGTGACCAGCGGCTTGCCTCCCAGGTCGGCACATACACGTTTGTGGTGGGCGCTGAACCCTCTCACACCCTGCCTAGCGTGTCAGCCACCCCGGTACCTTCTACGATGCCTCACTCTGTAGCGGCTCCTGCCTCGCCGGTGGCCGCAGCCTCCCCAACGGCTCAGTCAACGGGAGCTGCCGCTGTGGCTGCTTCAACTCTGGGCACCGTAAACCAGGCTGTAAGTGCGACTGCGAGCCCTTCGGCAGCAGCTACCTCATCTAGCTCATCCACCTCGCCTGCTACCGCTTCGTCTCAGGAAGGCGGGGTTCTGGCCCACACCGGTGCAGTTGGGGTGCTGCTGGCTCTCTTCACAGGTCTGCTCTTGGCCGCTACCGGTGTGATTCTAGTGGGCCGCCGCAACGCAGGTAGCTAG
- a CDS encoding anti-sigma factor — protein sequence MTYEDQVTAYALGELTEHERRQFEAQAGPDLLAQAVSYREALTEVGISLPLISPPTRLKAAVMQQVRNTPQPRPTPELADPTPPATLASTPSTSRLKPSLLALAASLAAIMAGVWSYNQHLQVQDLQRDLAAVTAQQQSLIEEISMAEDVSLAKGDMGSSTVSVLYSPSHNMAGITTSGLPALPEGQVYMIWLYDAHGTIVGSGTLDVHHSTTTLSELVDQDLSQVVEFGISIETINAHQPSAKPFMLDTMGTRS from the coding sequence GTGACTTATGAAGACCAGGTAACCGCCTACGCACTGGGCGAACTCACCGAGCACGAACGCCGCCAGTTTGAAGCCCAGGCAGGCCCCGATCTCCTCGCTCAGGCAGTAAGCTACCGGGAGGCTCTCACAGAGGTAGGCATATCCCTTCCCCTGATCAGCCCCCCCACACGCCTCAAAGCGGCAGTGATGCAGCAGGTGCGTAACACTCCTCAGCCCCGGCCTACGCCAGAACTAGCAGACCCCACGCCGCCCGCCACACTCGCGTCCACCCCCTCAACTAGCCGCCTAAAGCCCTCGCTCTTGGCACTAGCTGCAAGCCTGGCGGCCATCATGGCCGGAGTGTGGAGCTATAACCAGCATCTCCAGGTGCAAGACCTTCAGAGGGACCTTGCCGCAGTTACCGCCCAGCAGCAGTCCCTGATAGAAGAAATCAGCATGGCCGAGGATGTCTCCCTCGCCAAAGGTGATATGGGCTCCTCAACGGTTTCAGTGCTCTACTCCCCCTCCCACAACATGGCCGGAATCACCACCAGCGGGCTACCGGCCCTGCCCGAAGGTCAGGTCTACATGATCTGGCTCTATGACGCTCACGGCACCATCGTAGGCTCAGGCACCCTCGACGTACACCACTCCACAACTACCCTCAGTGAACTAGTGGACCAAGACCTATCGCAGGTCGTCGAGTTTGGCATCTCGATTGAAACGATCAATGCCCACCAACCCAGCGCTAAACCCTTCATGCTCGATACCATGGGAACCCGCAGCTAA
- a CDS encoding sigma-70 family RNA polymerase sigma factor, producing the protein MAQALSITDSAERLKQLLACSAAGGQDCFEALYDELAPLIYTLAFRMLTNQAHAEEVTQEIFLEVWQKAPLYNPDKGSVKGWVCTITHRRAIDRVRSTQAAYQRDLVEGAKHFSESYQPIDQVLEASGNRQWVGGAIEQLPEGQAQVVYLAYFRGMTQQQIADHLNIPVGTVKSRMKQALNNLRCILGGTA; encoded by the coding sequence TTGGCGCAAGCACTCAGTATTACCGATTCAGCCGAGCGTCTCAAACAGCTCCTCGCTTGCTCAGCTGCAGGAGGGCAGGACTGCTTTGAAGCTCTCTACGACGAACTTGCCCCGCTCATCTACACCCTGGCCTTTCGTATGCTCACCAATCAGGCCCACGCCGAAGAAGTCACCCAAGAAATCTTCTTGGAAGTGTGGCAAAAAGCTCCCCTCTATAATCCGGACAAAGGGAGCGTCAAAGGCTGGGTGTGTACTATAACACACCGTCGGGCAATCGACCGGGTTCGTTCCACTCAGGCAGCCTACCAACGTGATCTGGTAGAGGGCGCCAAACATTTCTCAGAAAGCTATCAGCCCATTGACCAGGTTCTCGAAGCTAGCGGCAACCGACAGTGGGTAGGCGGCGCCATCGAGCAGCTCCCGGAAGGTCAAGCACAAGTGGTGTACCTGGCCTATTTTCGCGGCATGACTCAGCAGCAGATAGCTGACCATCTTAATATTCCTGTGGGCACAGTAAAATCTCGTATGAAGCAGGCCCTCAACAACCTGCGTTGTATTTTGGGAGGTACGGCGTGA